A window of Paenibacillus sp. 19GGS1-52 contains these coding sequences:
- a CDS encoding phosphotransferase, whose product MNQIMTWLEQQNKSTQWLADEIRVSISTMGHILNGEHDLLPEQMAQIARVLGITLEELTADANSDDSNLQNSTTKMHANEVEIDASLVKRLLAAQFPQWAELPLKRVKSSGTDNAIFRLGEDMAVRMPRIEWATGQAEMEHLWLPRLAPHLPLAIPAPLAIGMPAEGYPWQWAVYQWFKGEDAIVGRIDDLEKAATVMAQFIAAMKRINLADVTLPASSRGMTLAPRDTGVRKAIEELKGMIDQGAATLAWESALKAPEWQGPGVWIHGDIHAGNLIIEQGQIAAVIDFGCMGLGDPACDMLFAWSILTTETREIFRAVLQPDEATWARGRGYALSMGLFALPYYKDTNPVFAGVARHIIDEVLTDHRNGV is encoded by the coding sequence ATGAATCAAATAATGACTTGGTTAGAACAACAGAATAAGTCGACTCAATGGCTTGCTGACGAGATTAGAGTGAGCATATCAACAATGGGGCATATCCTCAACGGAGAACACGACTTGCTGCCGGAGCAAATGGCTCAAATCGCAAGGGTATTGGGCATCACATTGGAGGAATTAACTGCTGACGCGAATTCAGACGATTCCAATTTACAGAATAGCACAACCAAAATGCATGCCAATGAGGTGGAGATTGACGCATCTCTGGTCAAACGGTTACTTGCTGCACAATTTCCGCAATGGGCTGAGCTACCGCTGAAACGGGTCAAGTCAAGCGGGACAGACAACGCGATTTTTCGGCTCGGAGAAGATATGGCCGTGAGAATGCCTCGTATCGAATGGGCGACTGGGCAAGCTGAAATGGAACATTTGTGGCTGCCAAGACTTGCCCCCCACCTACCGCTTGCCATTCCTGCTCCACTTGCGATAGGTATGCCTGCCGAGGGCTATCCTTGGCAATGGGCCGTCTATCAGTGGTTCAAAGGAGAGGACGCGATTGTCGGCCGCATCGACGATCTGGAGAAGGCAGCTACCGTTATGGCTCAATTTATAGCTGCCATGAAACGGATCAATCTCGCTGACGTTACGCTTCCAGCTTCTTCCCGTGGCATGACACTGGCACCAAGAGATACTGGCGTCCGCAAAGCAATCGAAGAACTGAAAGGCATGATTGATCAAGGTGCGGCAACTTTAGCGTGGGAATCGGCGCTGAAGGCGCCAGAGTGGCAGGGGCCAGGTGTCTGGATTCACGGAGATATCCATGCAGGGAACTTGATTATCGAACAAGGGCAGATAGCTGCCGTTATTGACTTTGGATGTATGGGATTGGGTGATCCTGCATGTGACATGCTATTTGCATGGAGCATCCTCACTACAGAGACGAGGGAAATATTCCGTGCAGTGCTGCAGCCTGATGAAGCAACCTGGGCTCGTGGTCGCGGTTATGCACTGTCAATGGGATTGTTTGCCCTCCCTTACTACAAAGATACCAACCCAGTGTTTGCTGGCGTCGCAAGGCACATAATCGATGAAGTACTCACCGATCACAGAAACGGTGTATGA
- a CDS encoding ATP-dependent DNA helicase, with product MNEFINRAFGAEGHLSKLVTGYSPRSPQILISSNVGTALEGNEHLICEAGTGTGKSLGYLVPAARWAVVNKKTVIVCTHTIPLMTQIVNMELPRVASILMMEKLHLKYQLVKGKDHYICHQKLADLWQEKLQSNDEEAKVIRKIFTLVNNERIGDRSALGFDVDDSLWKKISAAFCPAIKKPHNCKLEELKDKLYTSHVIVTNFAYFFNDLKMRIKTGNGSLPPYDAVIFDEAHEIEDVCCKVFEKKVDINRFESLFDALFEKRAYLELDQANQLALAQYRQTFEQQISQVYSKIGEEMKDEQGKVISFKLLDSKIDMSEVCATLTAFIQKLKDLNLKKISEILDKIFEGNDDLDFVSSKEKDSWAYWATVERRSKVILHAAPLYPKVILAKGLFAKVPVILSSATMSSTTKESKTFDFFAGRIGVKEYNSLIVDSPFDYEKKTMIICPDDAPDPNSPEYLEYVPNKIEDILLYTEGRTLVLFTSFEMMNQVARKIKNYCDERSLNLLVQYPGCDREKIIAQLKTDPRTVVLGCTSFWTGVDIAGDALTTVVIAKLPFPQPDEPLIQAQLAIIEKANRNSFFDYMFPKMIVKLKQGFGRLNRSMECQGAVIILDNRILTKKYGGRVIRNLPKCKYSRKLEDIVDILPC from the coding sequence TTGAATGAATTTATTAACCGGGCTTTTGGGGCAGAAGGCCATTTGTCTAAGCTAGTCACTGGTTATAGTCCCCGATCACCGCAAATATTAATTTCCTCAAACGTGGGGACTGCACTTGAGGGGAATGAGCATTTAATTTGTGAAGCAGGAACCGGTACTGGGAAATCCCTTGGCTATTTGGTTCCGGCAGCGCGCTGGGCCGTTGTGAATAAAAAAACTGTTATCGTTTGTACTCACACCATCCCGCTAATGACTCAAATAGTAAACATGGAGCTGCCACGGGTTGCAAGTATTCTTATGATGGAAAAACTGCATCTTAAATACCAATTAGTAAAAGGCAAGGACCACTATATCTGCCACCAGAAGTTAGCAGATCTTTGGCAAGAGAAGCTTCAGAGCAATGATGAAGAAGCAAAGGTTATTCGAAAGATATTTACTTTGGTTAATAACGAGAGAATTGGTGACCGCAGCGCGTTGGGGTTTGATGTTGATGATAGTTTGTGGAAAAAAATTAGTGCTGCCTTTTGCCCGGCCATAAAAAAGCCTCACAATTGTAAATTGGAAGAACTCAAAGATAAGCTTTATACGTCACATGTTATTGTCACTAACTTCGCTTATTTCTTTAATGATCTGAAAATGAGGATAAAAACCGGAAACGGCTCTCTTCCACCTTATGACGCCGTGATTTTTGACGAAGCTCACGAGATCGAAGATGTCTGCTGTAAGGTTTTCGAAAAAAAGGTGGATATCAATCGATTTGAAAGCCTTTTTGATGCTTTATTCGAAAAAAGAGCTTATTTAGAACTCGATCAGGCTAACCAGCTGGCACTCGCTCAATATCGTCAAACCTTTGAACAACAGATATCGCAAGTCTATTCAAAAATAGGCGAAGAAATGAAGGATGAACAGGGGAAGGTTATTTCTTTCAAATTACTTGATTCTAAGATTGATATGTCCGAAGTCTGTGCTACGCTCACTGCCTTTATCCAAAAATTAAAAGATTTGAATTTGAAAAAAATATCTGAAATCCTGGATAAGATTTTTGAAGGTAATGATGACCTTGACTTCGTCAGTTCTAAGGAAAAAGACTCTTGGGCGTACTGGGCAACCGTCGAACGTAGAAGCAAAGTCATTCTCCATGCAGCACCACTTTATCCAAAGGTTATCTTGGCCAAAGGGTTGTTTGCGAAGGTCCCGGTTATACTCTCCAGCGCAACGATGTCATCTACGACGAAGGAAAGCAAAACCTTCGACTTTTTCGCTGGACGTATTGGTGTCAAAGAATACAATTCACTGATTGTTGACAGTCCCTTTGACTATGAGAAAAAAACAATGATCATCTGCCCAGATGATGCTCCGGATCCAAACAGTCCCGAATACTTAGAATATGTCCCAAACAAAATAGAGGATATTTTGCTATATACCGAAGGGAGAACACTCGTGTTATTCACGAGCTTTGAGATGATGAACCAGGTTGCACGCAAAATTAAAAATTACTGTGATGAGCGTTCTTTAAATCTACTAGTTCAGTATCCAGGATGTGATCGAGAGAAAATCATCGCACAGCTCAAAACCGATCCTCGGACAGTGGTCCTCGGCTGCACAAGTTTTTGGACAGGCGTTGATATTGCTGGTGATGCACTAACCACCGTTGTTATTGCAAAACTCCCCTTCCCCCAACCGGATGAACCCTTAATTCAGGCCCAGCTTGCGATTATTGAAAAGGCTAATCGGAATAGCTTTTTTGATTACATGTTTCCCAAGATGATCGTGAAGTTAAAACAGGGATTTGGCCGGCTTAATCGATCTATGGAGTGCCAGGGTGCAGTCATTATTTTAGACAATCGGATTTTGACTAAAAAATATGGAGGAAGGGTTATCCGTAACCTTCCAAAATGTAAATATTCAAGAAAACTTGAAGATATCGTTGACATTCTACCTTGTTGA
- a CDS encoding tyrosine-type recombinase/integrase, whose protein sequence is MDKIIANNLLPQSDYWDLITSTLSSYEVKIISSDGKVQTRLVDNDYFLVNVVWNLNDIGQIPNFKEQFNIYRGTRKKIKFSTENHNIVLELKFVLYYKLFNDELSLSSLYNTYVTFGKKLVLFLNEKYPHLHSLLELDVEKTEKQWIWWLNNKGVETTRTFKNIQYGDYEGKSATANFFRTIYEKLFNLTDNREEWEKDRWDIRVLHDKFGIPYNTTITAYYIDFTGIQNVIFRQYLKKYIKTRLLGGGRFSWGTAIIYLEYVSRFLNFISESEPKWNDLNGLTRQHIEKYLEYLHHYVKNNLKRKNAKPKQHILNNLNRVYTFLKDIQRYDYSIAPEKSTSKLIYSEDYPKLDKKSDDDIDYIPDHVVDQLFDNLSDLHLDVQPIVWVAFKTGLRISDVLELTQDCLVRLNGKYSIVTDIEKVYVKGHKIPIDNQLANIIAVLIHNSKELSNDDNNPNKYIFVRYNGLRKGKPFGQNWVQTQLNKLAIEKNITDELGNIFYFKSHQFRHTFAVKMLNGGADILTVQELLAHASPEMTMRYARLLDDTKRKEFEKVVKQGVFSFDLNGEIHQVSETEDIPEDIMDMMWKDEKLNALDNPYGTCRARVNGNCPLAAEPPCLTANDGKPCFDLAVGMTSFDVKKYELHIESATKMIEASKEYGREDMVKANEKNLERYQNIYETIKGGNVIFGRLDRMKRQLERKKKKGVKHG, encoded by the coding sequence TTGGATAAAATCATAGCAAATAATTTACTCCCACAAAGCGATTATTGGGACTTAATCACATCCACCCTTTCCTCTTACGAGGTTAAGATTATATCTAGTGATGGTAAAGTACAAACGAGACTTGTAGACAATGATTACTTTTTAGTCAATGTTGTTTGGAATCTAAACGATATTGGTCAAATTCCTAACTTTAAAGAACAATTCAATATATACAGAGGAACAAGGAAAAAAATAAAGTTCTCTACCGAAAATCATAATATTGTATTAGAACTTAAGTTTGTTCTTTATTATAAGTTGTTTAACGATGAACTGAGTCTTAGCAGCCTTTATAATACCTATGTAACATTCGGAAAAAAATTAGTTTTGTTTCTAAACGAAAAGTATCCTCACCTCCATTCTCTCCTTGAGTTAGATGTTGAGAAGACTGAGAAACAGTGGATTTGGTGGTTGAACAATAAAGGTGTAGAAACAACCCGAACATTCAAAAATATCCAATATGGTGACTACGAGGGCAAATCAGCAACAGCAAACTTCTTCCGTACCATTTATGAGAAATTATTCAATTTAACAGATAATCGTGAAGAATGGGAGAAAGATAGATGGGATATTAGGGTACTACATGACAAATTTGGGATACCATACAATACAACGATAACGGCGTATTATATTGATTTCACAGGTATTCAAAACGTTATTTTTAGGCAGTATTTAAAGAAGTATATTAAAACAAGATTGCTAGGTGGAGGGAGATTTTCATGGGGTACTGCAATAATATATCTAGAATACGTTTCAAGATTCTTAAATTTCATCAGTGAGTCAGAGCCAAAATGGAACGATTTAAACGGGCTTACAAGACAGCATATTGAGAAATACCTAGAATACCTTCACCATTATGTAAAAAACAATCTCAAGCGGAAAAATGCTAAACCAAAACAACACATACTTAATAATCTTAACCGTGTTTATACATTTTTGAAAGATATTCAACGCTATGATTACAGCATCGCACCAGAGAAATCAACTTCTAAACTAATCTATTCTGAGGATTATCCAAAGCTTGATAAGAAGTCAGATGACGACATTGATTATATTCCTGACCACGTAGTAGATCAACTGTTTGATAATTTAAGCGACCTTCATCTGGATGTACAACCTATTGTGTGGGTTGCCTTTAAAACTGGATTGCGTATAAGCGATGTATTGGAATTAACACAAGATTGTTTGGTTCGTTTAAATGGGAAATATTCTATTGTAACTGATATTGAAAAAGTGTATGTAAAAGGTCACAAAATCCCGATTGATAATCAACTAGCAAATATAATCGCCGTATTAATACACAACTCCAAGGAACTGAGTAACGATGATAACAATCCTAATAAATATATCTTTGTTCGTTACAATGGTCTCCGAAAGGGAAAACCATTTGGGCAAAATTGGGTACAAACACAGCTTAATAAATTAGCAATCGAAAAGAATATTACAGATGAATTGGGAAATATCTTTTATTTTAAGAGTCACCAATTTCGCCACACGTTTGCCGTAAAAATGTTAAATGGTGGAGCTGATATTTTAACAGTACAGGAATTGCTGGCTCATGCATCTCCAGAAATGACAATGAGATATGCTCGTCTACTTGATGATACAAAAAGGAAAGAGTTTGAAAAAGTTGTCAAACAAGGTGTGTTTAGCTTTGACTTAAATGGGGAAATTCATCAAGTTTCTGAAACAGAAGATATTCCTGAAGACATCATGGATATGATGTGGAAAGACGAGAAGTTAAATGCATTGGACAACCCTTACGGGACTTGTCGAGCAAGGGTGAATGGAAACTGTCCATTAGCGGCAGAACCTCCTTGTCTCACAGCGAACGATGGTAAACCTTGTTTTGATTTAGCTGTTGGTATGACGAGTTTTGATGTTAAAAAATATGAACTCCATATAGAGAGTGCAACCAAAATGATTGAAGCCTCAAAAGAGTATGGTCGTGAAGATATGGTTAAAGCAAATGAAAAAAACTTAGAAAGATACCAAAACATTTACGAAACAATCAAGGGTGGAAATGTTATTTTTGGACGTTTGGACCGTATGAAGAGACAATTAGAACGCAAGAAAAAGAAAGGTGTTAAACATGGCTAA
- a CDS encoding metal-dependent hydrolase, translated as MMGKAHLAISTGVTLSILGLNNLSISLPVVAVAAVSALLPDIDEPNSLLVSKTIPKDLIRLLKALMIGIGIFIYFAGSAFAPWNTVIAILAASIFFVPTRTFRNVIMVLAGAALILFGHSFIPWNYIIGCLLIICALVPHRGLTHTFYGVAGWTLLLFFSTHTYDQAIWIAGGVSYLLHLLADSITNHGIRPLPPFQFRLKLRLMSTGTSSGTLLENVCIGLTMVLVWFVFLRGVDLSHLIPS; from the coding sequence ATGATGGGAAAAGCTCATTTAGCAATTAGTACAGGAGTAACGCTTTCCATATTAGGTTTGAACAATCTTTCGATCTCCTTACCCGTTGTTGCAGTAGCTGCAGTCAGTGCGCTGCTGCCAGATATTGATGAACCGAACTCTTTACTTGTATCTAAAACCATTCCAAAGGACCTAATCCGCTTACTTAAGGCACTGATGATTGGAATTGGTATCTTTATATATTTTGCTGGTTCTGCATTCGCCCCGTGGAATACGGTTATTGCAATCTTAGCGGCCTCTATATTTTTCGTACCGACTCGCACGTTTCGTAATGTAATCATGGTTCTCGCAGGTGCCGCTCTTATTCTCTTCGGTCATTCGTTCATACCTTGGAATTATATTATCGGGTGTCTACTTATTATCTGTGCATTAGTGCCTCACCGGGGTCTGACACATACTTTTTATGGTGTCGCCGGATGGACATTACTTTTGTTTTTTTCAACACATACCTATGATCAGGCTATTTGGATCGCCGGCGGTGTGTCATACTTGCTGCATTTGCTAGCTGACTCGATCACGAATCATGGTATACGCCCTTTGCCACCTTTCCAGTTTCGTTTAAAACTTCGTTTAATGAGTACCGGAACATCAAGCGGTACTCTTTTAGAAAACGTCTGTATTGGGCTTACGATGGTTCTAGTGTGGTTTGTATTCCTTCGTGGCGTAGATTTAAGTCATCTTATTCCGAGTTGA
- a CDS encoding DUF6262 family protein: protein MANFDREEQLRQLHEKRKQETKDKVEEAIKRLTKSSQAINFNSVAKEAGVSKATLYNHSELKERIDFLRNQQQNAFVDSRIKRDENNQNAVIASLKRKIEKLEKNNKELEQENKRLHENENEKLTDYFINLSLAK, encoded by the coding sequence ATGGCTAATTTTGATCGCGAAGAACAATTAAGGCAGCTACACGAAAAGAGAAAGCAAGAAACTAAAGATAAGGTTGAAGAAGCTATTAAACGTCTTACAAAGAGTTCTCAGGCAATTAACTTTAATAGCGTAGCGAAAGAAGCTGGAGTGAGCAAGGCAACGCTTTATAACCACTCTGAGCTTAAAGAGCGTATCGATTTCTTACGAAATCAACAACAAAATGCATTTGTGGACTCGAGGATTAAACGTGATGAGAACAATCAAAATGCCGTAATCGCTTCTCTTAAGAGAAAGATTGAAAAGTTGGAGAAGAATAATAAAGAACTTGAACAAGAAAATAAACGATTGCATGAAAATGAAAATGAGAAGCTAACTGATTACTTTATAAACTTGAGTCTTGCAAAATGA
- a CDS encoding tyrosine-type recombinase/integrase — MKISDLWYLYEADKRIQGFSPRTLNAYALQNKMLMTELGDPEIAEITLTMLKEYLAKQADRLKPSSLGHRIRFVRSLFRYAYEETYLTSNPSLKLREPKLDKRIPKFLMEEDVIHLKISCQSLRERALLEFLYCSGCRVGEVERINIEDLNWENCSVVVNGKGSKQREVYFTTECKVWLKKYLNSREDTCKALFVTHTHPTKRMAIPTIRWALKRLANRGEIEANVYPHRFRHTYACKLLDNGAPLDFIQGMLGHEKASTTQIYAQLRGERRREMYRRFF; from the coding sequence ATGAAGATAAGTGATTTATGGTATCTGTATGAGGCTGATAAACGAATTCAAGGATTTAGTCCGAGAACATTGAATGCTTACGCCCTCCAGAACAAAATGTTAATGACGGAACTAGGTGATCCCGAGATAGCGGAAATTACTTTGACGATGTTGAAGGAGTATTTAGCGAAACAAGCAGATCGCTTGAAACCAAGCAGTCTAGGACATCGAATTCGTTTCGTTCGGTCCCTATTTCGCTATGCATATGAAGAGACATATCTGACCTCAAATCCTTCATTAAAACTAAGAGAGCCCAAACTGGACAAGCGAATTCCTAAGTTTTTAATGGAGGAAGATGTGATTCACCTTAAGATCTCCTGTCAGTCATTAAGAGAAAGAGCACTGCTTGAGTTTCTCTATTGTAGTGGCTGTCGAGTCGGAGAAGTAGAAAGGATAAACATCGAAGATCTCAACTGGGAAAACTGCTCTGTAGTCGTAAATGGCAAGGGCTCAAAGCAGAGAGAAGTATACTTTACGACAGAGTGCAAAGTATGGTTAAAGAAGTACCTAAACAGTCGTGAAGATACCTGTAAGGCCTTATTCGTAACACATACTCATCCCACTAAACGCATGGCTATTCCAACGATTAGATGGGCATTAAAACGGCTTGCAAATCGAGGAGAGATTGAAGCGAATGTTTATCCACACCGTTTTCGACATACCTATGCGTGTAAACTCCTTGATAACGGTGCCCCATTAGATTTCATCCAAGGGATGCTAGGTCATGAGAAAGCCTCAACCACGCAAATATACGCACAACTTCGTGGCGAACGCAGGAGAGAAATGTATCGACGATTTTTTTAG
- a CDS encoding phosphotransferase has translation MDPKIKLMFLDEHAAEGAERFGISPKDLTFIGGFQNFIYSYIRDESKYILRFTPSTLRTSEGLAAEIEWIRYLSDNRLSVSDPVLSVHGKDFEHIEGNTMDFYATSFNYAPGRKIGYPECLGNSILYEQCGRITGRLHELTKLYKPKSTRHTWECNEYLLRAKDYLPAELQPIIHALDELKANLAGLPVTSDNFGLIHGDINVGNFTVNESGQITLFDFDECQYSWYVEDIAIQLYYLLYVFGEDSQSERKAQYELFIKHFELGYTEDGRQMPDGWKNQIKLFLKLREIIVVVGMYRSWDLTQPDDWTRDFLQESRIRITKGISLIDEF, from the coding sequence ATGGACCCAAAAATAAAACTTATGTTCCTAGACGAACATGCTGCTGAAGGTGCTGAGCGCTTTGGAATCAGTCCAAAAGATCTGACTTTCATTGGAGGTTTTCAAAACTTTATTTATTCCTATATTCGCGATGAATCAAAATATATTCTCCGCTTTACTCCGAGCACACTTCGCACGTCGGAAGGACTTGCAGCTGAAATAGAATGGATTCGTTACCTTTCGGACAATCGTTTGTCAGTCTCAGACCCGGTTCTATCGGTTCATGGAAAGGATTTTGAACATATCGAAGGAAATACAATGGATTTTTACGCAACCTCTTTCAACTATGCACCTGGCAGAAAAATCGGATATCCAGAATGCCTAGGCAATTCAATACTTTATGAACAATGTGGTCGCATAACAGGCCGTCTTCATGAACTGACCAAGCTGTATAAACCTAAATCCACAAGACACACTTGGGAATGTAATGAATACCTCTTACGAGCGAAAGATTATTTACCGGCAGAGCTTCAACCCATTATTCATGCCCTTGATGAACTTAAAGCAAATCTGGCTGGTCTGCCTGTTACATCTGATAATTTTGGTTTAATTCACGGAGATATCAATGTAGGTAATTTCACGGTCAATGAATCAGGGCAAATAACGCTCTTCGACTTCGACGAGTGTCAGTACAGTTGGTATGTCGAGGACATTGCTATCCAACTCTATTACTTACTATATGTATTCGGGGAAGATTCGCAGTCTGAACGTAAGGCACAATACGAACTTTTTATTAAACATTTCGAGCTAGGCTACACTGAGGATGGCCGACAAATGCCTGACGGATGGAAAAATCAGATAAAGCTTTTTCTTAAATTACGTGAAATTATCGTAGTCGTCGGTATGTACCGGAGTTGGGATTTAACTCAACCCGATGATTGGACCCGCGATTTCTTGCAAGAAAGTAGAATACGTATTACTAAAGGGATTTCGTTGATCGATGAGTTCTAG
- a CDS encoding tyrosine-type recombinase/integrase produces the protein MRVQEITVGNRKAYLLVDAEGIPVEPVAKYMKYLYNKESSSNTLKTYCTALKFYFTYLGQTESDYQKVSFEKLSDFVAWLRNPYESNKIVPHKKTKAKRSESTVNNYITIVTTFYDYLYRNDLVDSDIVEKLMKKMFVGAGGNGYKGFLHHLNEGKPRSKNVLKLDEPKKRVKVFSKEQVDEIYHSTTNIRDRFLVRLLFETGLRIGEAMSLFLEDFQFDAKQRKHKIQLTDRGELPNGGKLKTGERRLDISQGLMDLYDDYLYEVLDEFDPDHNFVFVKIWGENTGQPLTYSDVYATFKEIERKTGIHITPHLFRHTHGTIFYLQTKNIKAVQERLGHAQLQTTINLYVHPSEDDIRKEWEKAAHAFEIVRSKENQEEEFQSGIPDEAFPF, from the coding sequence ATGAGGGTACAAGAAATAACTGTTGGTAATAGAAAGGCATATCTTTTAGTTGATGCAGAAGGAATACCAGTTGAACCCGTTGCGAAATATATGAAATACCTATATAACAAAGAGTCCAGCAGCAATACTTTAAAGACTTATTGTACGGCTTTAAAATTTTACTTTACATATTTGGGTCAAACAGAAAGTGATTATCAGAAAGTGAGCTTTGAGAAGCTATCCGATTTCGTTGCTTGGCTTAGAAATCCATATGAGAGCAATAAAATAGTACCTCATAAAAAAACAAAAGCTAAACGTAGCGAAAGTACAGTAAACAATTACATTACGATAGTTACAACTTTTTATGATTACTTATACAGAAATGATTTAGTCGATTCTGACATTGTTGAAAAACTAATGAAGAAGATGTTTGTAGGTGCTGGAGGTAATGGATACAAAGGATTTTTACATCATTTAAATGAAGGAAAGCCTCGTTCTAAAAATGTTCTTAAATTAGATGAACCAAAAAAGAGAGTAAAAGTATTTTCAAAGGAACAGGTCGATGAAATCTATCATTCTACTACGAATATTAGGGATAGATTCCTGGTCCGTCTGCTTTTTGAAACTGGTTTGCGTATTGGAGAAGCCATGTCACTGTTTCTTGAAGATTTTCAATTTGATGCAAAACAAAGGAAACATAAAATCCAATTGACGGACAGAGGTGAACTACCAAATGGAGGTAAATTGAAGACTGGGGAGCGAAGGTTAGACATTTCCCAGGGGCTCATGGACTTGTATGACGATTATTTGTATGAGGTTCTTGACGAATTCGATCCAGATCATAACTTTGTATTTGTGAAGATTTGGGGGGAGAACACTGGACAACCTCTTACCTATTCTGATGTTTATGCAACTTTTAAAGAGATTGAGAGGAAAACGGGTATACACATCACTCCCCACCTATTTCGTCATACGCACGGAACTATTTTTTACCTTCAAACAAAGAATATTAAAGCTGTGCAAGAACGTTTAGGGCATGCACAACTACAAACAACGATAAACCTATACGTCCATCCTTCCGAAGATGATATTCGAAAGGAATGGGAGAAAGCTGCTCACGCTTTTGAGATTGTGCGAAGCAAAGAGAACCAGGAGGAAGAGTTTCAATCAGGTATTCCTGATGAAGCATTTCCTTTTTAA